From Salinicoccus roseus, one genomic window encodes:
- a CDS encoding polyphenol oxidase family protein: MKFIDHTHHVGNEERDVLFGYTKRTGGRSSYPSGSFNMALYIGDDAANVHHHQDRLGAAAGFPPERWVMPIQKHGGNIEEVTLADAGTNVRELSDQLYDVDGLYTYDPGIMLAMNYADCVPIYIWSRSNGFTALVHAGWRGTSHRIIKRMIERYEGDPKDLTVVIGVAINGPCYTVDAPIIRALEDAGLPEGAVDAHDEGFDLDLKAVNRHQALNAGVDARHIHVSALGTEDLDRFFSYRLEKGETGRALAFIGRKKDNDKG, encoded by the coding sequence ATGAAATTCATAGACCATACGCATCATGTAGGCAATGAGGAGCGGGATGTCCTGTTCGGCTATACAAAGAGGACCGGTGGAAGGAGCAGCTATCCATCCGGGAGCTTCAATATGGCCCTCTACATCGGTGATGATGCAGCAAATGTACATCATCATCAGGACCGTCTCGGTGCGGCAGCCGGCTTTCCGCCGGAACGCTGGGTGATGCCGATCCAGAAGCATGGCGGCAATATAGAGGAAGTCACCCTGGCGGATGCAGGTACGAATGTCAGAGAGTTGTCCGATCAGCTTTATGATGTGGACGGCCTGTATACATACGACCCGGGAATCATGCTCGCCATGAATTACGCAGACTGCGTCCCCATCTATATATGGAGCAGGAGCAATGGCTTCACCGCACTTGTCCATGCGGGTTGGCGCGGCACATCACACAGAATCATTAAAAGGATGATCGAGCGCTATGAAGGGGACCCGAAAGATCTCACAGTGGTCATCGGGGTCGCGATAAACGGCCCATGCTATACAGTGGACGCGCCCATCATCCGGGCACTTGAAGACGCAGGCCTGCCGGAAGGGGCAGTCGATGCACATGATGAAGGGTTCGACCTTGATCTGAAGGCCGTAAATCGGCATCAGGCATTGAATGCGGGCGTGGACGCGCGCCATATCCATGTATCAGCGCTTGGTACAGAGGACCTGGACCGTTTCTTCTCCTATCGGCTGGAGAAGGGGGAGACCGGTCGTGCACTTGCATTTATCGGGAGGAAGAAAGATAATGATAAAGGATAA
- the ftsZ gene encoding cell division protein FtsZ yields the protein MLEFEQGFNHMATLKVVGVGGGGNNAVNRMIDDGMQNVEFIAINTDGQALNLSKAESKIQVGEKLTRGLGAGANPDIGKKAAEESREQIEDAIQGADMVFVTAGMGGGTGTGAAPIVAKIAKEMGALTVGVVTRPFSFEGRKRQTQASAGVDAMKAAVDTLIVIPNDRLLDIVDKSTPMMEAFKEADNVLRQGVQGISDLIAVSGEVNLDFADVKTIMTNQGSALMGIGVSSGENRAIEAAKKAISSPLLETSIVGAQGVLMNITGSESLSLFEAQEAADVVQDAADEDVNMIFGTVINPELEDEIVVTVIATGFNEKSVNRTPEREEKKESFTYPTSPRESAPEREAEPRESSAQDDDYEVPTFLRNRSRRRR from the coding sequence ATGTTAGAATTCGAGCAAGGGTTTAACCATATGGCAACATTAAAAGTTGTCGGCGTCGGTGGCGGCGGCAACAACGCAGTCAACCGGATGATTGATGACGGCATGCAGAATGTCGAGTTCATCGCAATCAACACAGATGGACAGGCTTTGAACCTGTCCAAGGCAGAATCCAAAATCCAGGTCGGCGAGAAGCTGACACGCGGTCTTGGTGCAGGGGCCAACCCGGATATCGGGAAAAAGGCTGCTGAAGAGTCCAGGGAACAGATTGAAGATGCGATCCAGGGCGCAGACATGGTCTTCGTCACTGCAGGAATGGGCGGCGGAACAGGTACCGGTGCAGCACCGATTGTAGCCAAGATCGCCAAAGAGATGGGCGCACTGACAGTCGGCGTCGTTACACGTCCATTCTCCTTCGAAGGCAGAAAGCGCCAGACGCAGGCTTCTGCAGGCGTTGATGCAATGAAGGCAGCGGTCGACACACTCATCGTCATCCCGAACGACCGTCTCCTGGATATCGTGGACAAATCCACACCGATGATGGAAGCGTTCAAGGAAGCGGATAACGTACTGAGACAAGGTGTCCAGGGCATATCCGACCTCATCGCCGTCAGCGGTGAAGTGAACCTCGACTTCGCAGACGTCAAGACGATCATGACCAACCAGGGATCTGCACTCATGGGCATCGGGGTCTCCAGTGGTGAGAACCGTGCCATTGAAGCGGCCAAGAAGGCAATTTCAAGCCCGCTCCTCGAAACATCCATCGTGGGCGCCCAAGGTGTCCTGATGAACATTACAGGCAGCGAGTCACTGTCACTGTTTGAAGCACAGGAGGCTGCGGATGTAGTACAGGATGCGGCAGATGAAGACGTCAACATGATCTTCGGTACGGTCATCAATCCGGAACTGGAAGATGAAATCGTCGTCACGGTCATCGCTACAGGCTTCAACGAGAAGTCCGTGAACCGCACGCCTGAGCGTGAAGAGAAGAAGGAATCATTCACCTATCCGACTTCCCCAAGGGAAAGCGCGCCTGAACGCGAAGCGGAACCAAGGGAAAGCAGTGCGCAGGATGACGACTACGAAGTACCTACGTTCCTGCGGAACCGTTCAAGACGCAGACGATAG
- the ftsA gene encoding cell division protein FtsA — protein sequence MKEHYYVALDIGSASVKAVVGEKFHDGVNIIGTGQTFTDAISKGKIKDFDLARNAIIDTVKKAKISSGVDIDEIFLKMPITETEFKIGEEELRFGGNSTEINGTHIEDLLETLREREVHSDREVITVYPIHFKVDDLHEVMDPKEMMATQSLFVRAGIILMNRTLLMNAVKCVEDAGLTVLDVYSDAVNYQHVLSESEVELGGVVIDIGADLTQFGYYERGTVKYADSIPVGGNHITNDLSEAFNTTFEAAEKAKQQYGHAFYDLASSEDIVRLPQRDGELDIEVTPKDLADIIEMRLEEMLMTVFEALQEQRITKVNGGFVVTGGTANLLGVKELLQDLVSEKIRVHIPNQMGARKPEFSSVISTVSSGIMFDELLEYVTIDNYGTESKNTVDSSDGEASGSFFTGLFNKRKEQNTHQLEQGETYKFPSEASRGEQPAEEEYSDYAYDEERSDEKVTRRSEETGQGEQKDYRGYMKKLFKNLFE from the coding sequence TTGAAGGAACATTATTATGTTGCCCTGGATATCGGTTCCGCGAGTGTGAAGGCGGTCGTTGGTGAGAAATTCCATGATGGCGTCAACATCATAGGCACTGGCCAGACCTTCACGGATGCAATATCCAAAGGGAAAATAAAAGATTTTGATCTGGCGAGAAATGCAATTATAGATACGGTTAAAAAAGCAAAGATCTCATCCGGTGTGGACATCGATGAAATCTTTTTAAAAATGCCCATTACTGAAACTGAATTCAAGATCGGGGAAGAGGAGCTGCGTTTTGGCGGCAACTCCACAGAAATCAATGGTACGCACATCGAAGACCTGCTCGAGACCCTCCGTGAGCGGGAAGTCCACAGCGACAGGGAAGTCATCACGGTCTATCCCATCCATTTCAAGGTCGATGACCTGCATGAAGTGATGGATCCGAAGGAAATGATGGCGACGCAGTCGCTGTTCGTCCGGGCAGGCATCATACTGATGAACAGGACACTCCTGATGAACGCGGTCAAATGTGTCGAAGATGCAGGACTGACAGTCCTTGACGTCTATTCCGACGCAGTCAACTATCAGCATGTGCTGAGCGAATCTGAAGTCGAACTCGGCGGTGTGGTCATCGACATCGGTGCAGACCTGACCCAGTTCGGCTATTATGAGCGGGGTACAGTAAAGTATGCAGACAGCATCCCGGTCGGGGGCAACCACATTACAAATGACCTCTCCGAAGCATTCAACACGACTTTCGAAGCAGCAGAAAAGGCGAAGCAGCAGTATGGCCATGCCTTCTACGACCTCGCATCCTCAGAGGATATCGTCAGGCTCCCACAGCGCGACGGTGAACTGGACATCGAAGTGACTCCAAAAGACCTTGCGGACATCATCGAGATGAGACTGGAAGAAATGTTAATGACTGTATTCGAAGCACTGCAGGAGCAGCGCATCACAAAGGTGAATGGCGGCTTCGTCGTCACGGGCGGCACCGCAAACCTGCTCGGCGTCAAGGAGCTCCTCCAGGATCTCGTCTCCGAGAAGATCAGAGTCCATATTCCAAACCAGATGGGCGCACGCAAGCCGGAATTCTCAAGCGTCATTTCCACAGTATCCAGTGGAATAATGTTTGATGAACTCCTTGAGTATGTTACAATTGATAATTATGGTACGGAGTCGAAAAATACTGTAGATTCAAGTGATGGAGAGGCTTCAGGAAGCTTCTTCACAGGTCTTTTCAATAAACGTAAAGAGCAGAATACCCATCAGCTGGAACAGGGCGAAACTTACAAGTTTCCGTCTGAAGCATCCCGCGGGGAGCAGCCGGCTGAAGAGGAGTATTCGGACTACGCATATGATGAGGAACGCTCGGATGAAAAAGTCACCCGTCGCTCCGAAGAGACAGGCCAAGGCGAACAGAAAGACTACCGTGGATATATGAAGAAGCTCTTTAAAAATTTGTTTGAGTAA
- a CDS encoding cell division protein FtsQ/DivIB, which yields MNGRSDVEEMKQKLKRSRASRERLAAGSSSGGSEINPGEDTTAHRATFHQGKNEGARPPGPHHDVDEEEIETYAPREKHRDAPKKQRRKRPRLKFTRTHFYLMLLMLLVSLVGLLIWYVASSASEVKNIEISGNQLISDEEVEERLQFGTGDRMFSANLSRATENIAMLPAVEEVEIEREWWNTINVSVTEYQAVGYVANNSDYYPVLENAQVLRGYPSTPGSAPILHYFEGREFDRMVESLNDIEPDIREGISEIYYRPSENSSTRIHMFMNDGQEIVADYRTINEKMNYYLSMREEIGDPQSGLIDLEIGSSFLPYGSDEAMEVKAGIYEAPVQAPYIEEVNQALGDVKESLSNIGEAEDGEE from the coding sequence ATGAATGGAAGATCCGATGTAGAAGAAATGAAGCAGAAACTGAAGCGTTCCAGGGCATCCCGTGAACGGCTGGCGGCCGGCTCATCTTCGGGAGGCTCCGAAATCAATCCAGGAGAAGACACGACAGCGCATAGGGCCACATTCCATCAGGGGAAGAATGAAGGCGCCCGCCCCCCGGGCCCTCATCATGATGTGGATGAAGAAGAGATAGAGACCTATGCGCCGAGGGAGAAGCACAGGGATGCACCAAAAAAACAGAGGCGGAAGCGCCCCCGTTTAAAGTTTACCCGGACGCACTTCTACCTCATGCTGCTGATGCTCCTTGTATCCCTGGTTGGACTGCTCATCTGGTACGTGGCGAGCAGTGCCAGTGAAGTGAAGAATATAGAAATCAGCGGCAACCAGCTCATCAGTGATGAAGAAGTGGAGGAGCGCCTGCAGTTCGGCACAGGTGACAGGATGTTCAGCGCGAACCTGTCCCGGGCGACCGAAAACATCGCGATGCTGCCCGCTGTCGAAGAAGTGGAGATCGAGCGGGAGTGGTGGAACACCATCAATGTTTCCGTGACGGAATACCAGGCCGTCGGATATGTCGCCAACAACAGCGACTACTATCCGGTCCTGGAAAATGCCCAGGTGCTGCGCGGCTATCCCTCCACTCCGGGTTCGGCGCCAATCCTGCACTATTTTGAAGGCCGTGAATTCGACCGGATGGTGGAGAGCCTGAATGATATAGAGCCGGACATCCGGGAAGGCATCTCGGAAATCTACTACCGCCCGTCGGAAAATTCCTCGACACGCATCCACATGTTCATGAACGACGGTCAGGAGATCGTCGCCGACTACCGTACGATAAACGAGAAGATGAATTATTATCTGAGCATGCGTGAGGAGATCGGCGATCCGCAATCCGGCCTCATCGATCTGGAGATCGGCAGCAGCTTCCTGCCATATGGCAGCGACGAAGCTATGGAAGTGAAGGCGGGCATCTACGAGGCGCCTGTCCAGGCACCATACATCGAAGAGGTCAATCAGGCCCTCGGAGATGTAAAGGAGAGCCTTTCAAATATCGGGGAAGCAGAAGACGGGGAAGAATGA
- the murD gene encoding UDP-N-acetylmuramoyl-L-alanine--D-glutamate ligase: MDTAGFENKNVIVLGYGRSGRSAVSALASLGANITLTTNEVIADEKIRQTLKGWGVEIVDGHHPASLLNDAELIVKNPGIPYTIPFLEDAETRGIPVITDVELAYHMSPAPIIGITGTNGKTTVTHLIGEMLERSGLSPILCGNIGYPASEAVREATAEDILVMELSSFQLMGIRDFCPDTAVFTNIYEAHIDYHGSKEAYVQAKMNLISNMDAAQTVIFNGRQKEMLDGHPGLHVEYFSAEGDHEACIKDGVIVHKGTPLIPLDQVKLQGAHNHENILAAILAAKNHGASDAGIRETLLHFGSIPHRMEYLGEHRGAAYYNDSKATNNLATTFALESFQAPVIWIAGGLDRGQSLDGLIPSMDSVAMIITFGETKEKFQALAERTGKAVELAEHPHDAVIKAAQYAEAGDVVLFSPACASWDQYKDYEARGDHFKEGFSTLGK; encoded by the coding sequence ATGGATACAGCCGGTTTTGAAAATAAGAATGTGATCGTCCTCGGCTACGGCCGGAGCGGGCGGAGTGCAGTATCGGCCCTGGCATCACTCGGTGCAAACATCACACTGACGACAAATGAAGTCATCGCGGATGAAAAGATCAGACAGACGCTCAAGGGCTGGGGCGTCGAGATAGTGGATGGCCACCACCCGGCCAGCCTGCTGAATGATGCTGAACTGATCGTAAAGAATCCGGGCATCCCATACACGATTCCCTTCCTTGAAGATGCGGAGACGCGGGGGATACCCGTCATTACAGATGTCGAGCTCGCCTATCATATGTCACCCGCCCCGATCATCGGGATTACAGGAACGAACGGAAAGACCACGGTGACGCACCTGATCGGCGAGATGCTCGAACGCTCGGGTCTGTCGCCGATACTCTGCGGCAACATTGGCTATCCTGCTTCGGAAGCAGTGCGGGAGGCGACGGCGGAGGATATCCTTGTCATGGAGCTTTCCTCATTCCAATTGATGGGCATCAGGGACTTTTGCCCGGATACCGCAGTGTTCACGAACATCTATGAAGCGCATATCGACTATCATGGATCGAAGGAAGCCTATGTCCAGGCGAAGATGAACCTCATCTCCAATATGGATGCAGCGCAGACCGTCATCTTCAATGGCAGGCAGAAGGAAATGCTTGATGGGCATCCCGGCCTGCATGTGGAATACTTTTCGGCGGAAGGCGACCATGAAGCGTGCATCAAGGACGGTGTCATCGTCCATAAGGGCACACCGCTGATCCCCCTCGATCAGGTGAAGCTGCAGGGGGCCCACAACCATGAAAATATTCTGGCGGCCATCCTTGCGGCGAAGAACCATGGGGCCAGCGACGCCGGTATCCGCGAGACGCTGTTGCACTTCGGCAGCATCCCCCACCGCATGGAATATCTTGGGGAGCACAGAGGCGCCGCCTATTACAACGACTCCAAGGCGACGAACAACCTGGCCACGACGTTTGCGCTGGAGAGCTTCCAGGCGCCGGTCATCTGGATTGCAGGCGGGCTCGACCGCGGCCAGTCCCTCGACGGGCTCATCCCTTCGATGGACAGCGTGGCCATGATCATCACTTTTGGTGAGACGAAGGAGAAGTTCCAGGCGCTCGCTGAGCGGACCGGTAAGGCGGTCGAACTGGCCGAGCACCCCCATGATGCGGTCATCAAGGCAGCACAGTATGCAGAGGCGGGAGATGTGGTGCTGTTCTCCCCTGCCTGTGCAAGCTGGGACCAGTACAAGGACTATGAAGCACGGGGAGACCATTTCAAAGAAGGATTCAGCACGCTCGGGAAATGA
- the mraY gene encoding phospho-N-acetylmuramoyl-pentapeptide-transferase has translation MNYLFLFIAFILTAILVPLTIPLLKRMKFGQSIRVEGPQSHQVKTGTPTMGGLTYLIPAIVLSVIALPLVDDAYKMLVMVIVTVGFGLIGFIDDYIIVVKKDNKGLSSKQKFLAQIVVSVIVYFIMTRAIPDIAAGIHIPGTDFDIPLGVLFVLWIVFWQVGFSNAVNLTDGLDGLATGLSIIAFSSFLVIAWTRGEMEIVLFLMILIGALAGFLIYNKYPAKLFMGDTGSLALGGIIATVSIMLNESLLLLLIGIVFVIETASVMLQVASYKMTGRRIFKMTPIHHHFELSGWSEWKIVLVFWTVGIVAGAIGVLLGAL, from the coding sequence ATGAACTACTTATTTCTATTCATCGCATTTATCTTGACTGCCATTCTGGTGCCGTTGACAATTCCGCTGCTGAAGCGGATGAAGTTCGGCCAATCCATCAGGGTGGAAGGACCGCAGAGCCACCAGGTGAAGACCGGTACGCCGACGATGGGGGGGCTGACGTACCTCATTCCTGCAATCGTGCTGTCGGTCATCGCCCTGCCGCTGGTCGATGATGCCTACAAGATGCTGGTCATGGTGATCGTCACCGTAGGCTTCGGGCTGATCGGCTTCATAGACGACTACATCATCGTCGTCAAGAAGGACAACAAGGGACTCTCTTCCAAGCAGAAGTTCCTGGCCCAGATCGTGGTTTCCGTAATCGTCTACTTCATCATGACCCGGGCGATTCCGGATATTGCTGCAGGCATCCATATCCCGGGCACGGATTTCGACATTCCGCTCGGTGTACTGTTCGTCCTGTGGATCGTCTTCTGGCAGGTCGGCTTCTCGAATGCGGTGAATCTGACGGATGGCCTCGACGGCTTGGCAACAGGACTTTCGATCATTGCATTTTCAAGTTTTCTCGTCATCGCATGGACACGCGGGGAAATGGAGATCGTCCTTTTCCTGATGATCCTGATCGGTGCGCTGGCAGGATTTCTGATATACAACAAATATCCGGCGAAGCTCTTCATGGGAGACACGGGGTCGCTTGCGCTGGGCGGCATCATCGCCACCGTCTCGATCATGCTGAATGAAAGTCTTTTGCTGCTTCTCATCGGAATCGTCTTCGTCATAGAGACGGCTTCTGTGATGCTGCAGGTTGCTTCATACAAGATGACGGGCAGAAGGATATTCAAGATGACACCGATACACCACCATTTTGAACTCAGTGGCTGGAGCGAATGGAAGATCGTCCTCGTATTCTGGACGGTGGGCATAGTGGCAGGCGCAATCGGTGTGCTATTGGGGGCGTTATAG
- a CDS encoding penicillin-binding transpeptidase domain-containing protein, with product MARIRIRLGEKTKTLSVGALLIYLGIGVLFLCIFWQFSYLMINKTLDDEDLVAHGHDKFSRTAVNEGQRGEILDREGNVLASDMEAYRLALITDSDYPNHVTDPKETAEALAEIIDMEASEIKERIEEGIEEERFQVELGKKGRDISYNQKNALEDAEIPGLVFEAETKRFYPNGDFASHLIGYAEKGEGTDELEGQLGLERAYDDLLQGEDGTTDYTKDLWGYIVPGTDTVEPPKDGADMKLTIDSNIQLYLEDSLDTMEEHFEPEELFAVVADAESGEILASGQRPSFNPRTREGFGNSWLNMLYQYSFEPGSTFKVFGLAAAIDAGVYDPNATYESGSFDVNGHTIYDWEEEGWGNITYNEGMQYSSNALMMILQDKVGEDAMLDYYRKFGFGEPTGSEFPNEQSGTLAWDDPLQRKTTSFGQTSTVTPIQMIQGMTAILNDGKMKKPYVVESITDSATGEVLHKGEESVVRQVISEEAAQKTQEEINTFVGGSMERNPQYQLDDYEVAGKSGTAQVIDPEGGGYMDGPYEFLTSFIGYAPEDDPEVIVYYGVKLASKNKQDTWDIGVMPGFNPLMERTLKYLNVGGADDDQTAEVTEVGDYSGKKLSEAAPASADTIQTIVVGDGEEIIDHHPKNDRLLPYETFFVKTEGEAKMPDLTGLSKREAIMFGTFMDMDVSTEGEGYVKSQSIAPGTVLGDEAAVEFTLSSNDPAD from the coding sequence ATGGCAAGGATTAGAATCAGACTTGGTGAGAAAACTAAAACGCTATCAGTTGGTGCGCTCCTAATCTACCTTGGTATAGGAGTGCTTTTTCTATGCATATTTTGGCAGTTCAGCTATCTCATGATAAACAAGACGCTGGATGATGAGGACCTCGTTGCCCATGGCCATGACAAGTTCAGCCGCACCGCAGTGAACGAAGGTCAACGTGGTGAGATACTCGACAGAGAAGGCAACGTTCTGGCGAGCGATATGGAAGCATATCGGCTTGCGCTGATTACGGATTCAGACTATCCGAACCATGTGACCGATCCAAAGGAGACCGCCGAAGCACTGGCGGAGATCATAGATATGGAAGCATCTGAAATAAAGGAACGGATTGAGGAAGGCATAGAGGAGGAACGTTTCCAGGTCGAGCTCGGCAAGAAAGGGCGGGACATCTCCTACAATCAGAAGAATGCACTTGAAGATGCAGAGATCCCAGGCCTCGTCTTTGAAGCAGAGACCAAGCGCTTCTATCCGAATGGCGACTTCGCCTCACACCTCATCGGCTATGCCGAAAAGGGTGAGGGAACGGATGAACTGGAGGGCCAGCTTGGACTGGAGCGGGCCTATGACGACCTGCTGCAGGGGGAGGACGGCACGACGGACTACACGAAAGACCTGTGGGGCTATATCGTACCGGGCACCGATACAGTCGAACCGCCGAAGGACGGGGCGGACATGAAGCTGACCATCGACTCCAATATCCAGCTCTATCTGGAGGACTCCCTGGATACCATGGAAGAGCATTTCGAGCCGGAGGAGCTGTTCGCCGTCGTTGCGGATGCAGAAAGCGGTGAAATACTGGCGAGCGGCCAGCGTCCTTCATTCAACCCGAGGACCCGGGAAGGGTTCGGCAACAGCTGGCTCAACATGCTGTACCAGTACTCATTCGAACCGGGATCGACCTTCAAGGTGTTCGGCCTGGCTGCAGCGATTGATGCAGGCGTCTACGATCCAAATGCAACATATGAATCCGGATCATTCGACGTCAACGGCCATACCATCTATGACTGGGAAGAGGAAGGCTGGGGGAACATCACGTACAATGAAGGCATGCAATATTCCTCCAATGCCCTGATGATGATACTGCAGGATAAAGTCGGTGAGGATGCGATGCTCGACTACTACCGCAAATTCGGTTTCGGCGAACCGACCGGTTCCGAATTCCCGAATGAACAGTCCGGCACCCTCGCATGGGACGATCCGCTGCAGCGGAAGACGACTTCTTTCGGACAGACATCGACCGTCACCCCGATCCAGATGATCCAGGGGATGACTGCGATATTGAATGATGGCAAGATGAAGAAGCCGTACGTGGTCGAATCGATCACCGACAGCGCCACCGGTGAAGTGCTCCATAAGGGTGAAGAGTCGGTGGTACGCCAGGTGATATCCGAAGAGGCGGCCCAAAAGACCCAGGAAGAGATCAATACATTCGTCGGCGGCTCGATGGAGAGGAATCCGCAGTATCAGCTCGATGACTACGAAGTTGCAGGAAAATCGGGTACTGCCCAGGTGATCGATCCTGAAGGCGGCGGCTACATGGATGGGCCATATGAATTCCTGACATCCTTCATCGGCTATGCTCCGGAAGATGACCCTGAAGTCATCGTCTATTACGGTGTGAAGCTCGCTTCGAAGAACAAGCAGGATACTTGGGACATCGGCGTCATGCCGGGGTTCAATCCATTGATGGAGCGGACGCTTAAATACCTGAACGTCGGAGGAGCCGATGATGATCAGACGGCTGAGGTCACCGAAGTCGGAGACTACAGCGGCAAAAAGCTTTCAGAAGCTGCCCCGGCATCCGCCGACACGATACAGACCATCGTCGTCGGTGATGGGGAAGAGATTATCGACCATCATCCAAAAAATGATAGACTATTACCATATGAAACCTTCTTCGTGAAAACCGAAGGGGAAGCAAAGATGCCTGACCTTACGGGGCTATCCAAGCGAGAGGCAATCATGTTTGGAACATTCATGGATATGGATGTATCCACAGAGGGCGAAGGATATGTGAAATCACAGTCCATTGCACCGGGTACTGTACTGGGTGATGAAGCAGCAGTCGAATTCACCCTGTCATCCAATGATCCAGCAGACTAG
- the ftsL gene encoding cell division protein FtsL, with protein sequence MAVERYHQTLPRPHTEQDPAQGTRKASRVVGLKKFETLVYLMLFALIAAVAVYVLSLKMEAYSLQTEKTQVESEIAVMEGEIGELKTEVTDLASYDKIYEKANELGLDLDNGNVKVAEKYGKD encoded by the coding sequence ATGGCAGTAGAACGCTATCATCAGACCCTGCCGCGTCCGCATACAGAACAGGATCCGGCCCAGGGGACCAGAAAGGCCAGCCGCGTTGTTGGACTCAAGAAATTCGAGACGCTCGTATATTTGATGCTGTTTGCCCTGATTGCAGCAGTGGCGGTCTATGTACTGTCATTGAAGATGGAAGCCTATTCCCTGCAGACGGAGAAGACCCAGGTGGAAAGTGAAATAGCAGTCATGGAGGGTGAAATCGGCGAGCTCAAGACCGAAGTGACCGACCTTGCCTCCTATGACAAGATCTATGAAAAAGCAAATGAACTCGGGCTGGATCTGGACAATGGAAATGTAAAGGTTGCTGAGAAGTATGGCAAGGATTAG
- the rsmH gene encoding 16S rRNA (cytosine(1402)-N(4))-methyltransferase RsmH: MFRHDTVLLEETVDGLNIRPDGIYVDATLGGGGHSAYILEQLTTGHLYAFDQDSWAIQNAQERFEDIGNLTLIHSNFEHLKEELSSRGITGVDGILYDLGVSSPQLDMTERGFSHSKEARLDMRMDQGQSLDAHEIVNTYTYEQLVGIFFRYGEEKFSKKIAREIERVRKEKPIETTTELTEIIKSQIPHKFRRTGGHPAKRVFQALRIAVNDELGVFERSLEQAIDLLNRKGRVSVITFHSLEDRICKQMFVEYESGPELPRNMPIIPEAYEPILKRVNKKPIVADDAAIEGNPRARSAKLRIAEKQK; this comes from the coding sequence ATGTTCAGGCACGATACCGTTCTATTGGAAGAAACAGTGGACGGGCTGAATATCCGTCCAGACGGCATCTATGTCGATGCCACTCTCGGTGGCGGAGGGCATAGTGCCTATATCCTTGAACAATTGACAACAGGACACCTGTACGCATTTGATCAGGATAGCTGGGCGATTCAGAACGCGCAGGAGAGATTTGAAGACATCGGGAACCTCACGCTTATACATTCCAACTTTGAACACCTGAAGGAAGAACTGTCCAGCCGGGGAATCACGGGAGTGGATGGCATACTATACGATTTGGGCGTATCCAGTCCACAGCTGGATATGACTGAAAGGGGCTTCAGCCATTCGAAGGAAGCCAGACTCGACATGAGGATGGATCAGGGCCAGTCGCTCGATGCCCATGAAATCGTGAATACATACACTTACGAGCAGCTGGTGGGCATCTTCTTCAGATACGGAGAAGAGAAGTTCTCGAAAAAGATTGCAAGGGAAATCGAGCGTGTCCGCAAGGAGAAACCGATAGAAACGACCACTGAGCTTACGGAAATCATAAAGTCGCAGATTCCGCATAAATTCAGAAGGACGGGCGGGCATCCTGCAAAGCGCGTGTTCCAGGCACTGAGAATTGCAGTGAACGATGAGCTGGGAGTATTCGAGCGGTCCCTCGAGCAGGCGATCGATCTGCTGAACAGGAAGGGGAGGGTATCCGTAATCACTTTCCATTCCCTGGAAGACCGGATATGCAAGCAGATGTTTGTGGAATATGAATCCGGGCCCGAGCTCCCGCGTAACATGCCGATCATTCCCGAAGCCTACGAGCCCATCCTGAAGCGGGTCAACAAGAAGCCGATCGTTGCAGACGATGCGGCAATAGAAGGCAATCCACGTGCGCGCAGTGCAAAGTTGAGAATTGCTGAGAAGCAAAAATAG
- the mraZ gene encoding division/cell wall cluster transcriptional repressor MraZ has product MFMGEFKHQLDAKGRLIVPSKFRDDLNGQFIITRGLDQCLFGYTLEEWAQIEKRMSALPLTKKDARKFMRMFFSGATEVEVDKQGRINIPTNLREYADLTKECTVIGVSHRIEIWSTEKWDSFYEESESHYEDIAEELIDFDL; this is encoded by the coding sequence ATGTTCATGGGAGAATTCAAGCATCAGCTTGATGCAAAGGGGCGCCTGATCGTCCCGAGCAAGTTCAGGGATGACCTGAATGGCCAGTTCATCATCACCCGGGGCCTTGATCAGTGCCTGTTCGGATACACATTGGAGGAATGGGCGCAGATAGAAAAGCGGATGAGTGCTCTGCCACTGACTAAAAAGGACGCCAGAAAGTTCATGAGGATGTTCTTTTCTGGGGCAACCGAAGTCGAAGTGGACAAGCAGGGCAGAATCAATATTCCAACGAACTTAAGGGAGTACGCCGATCTGACCAAGGAATGTACGGTAATCGGGGTCTCCCACAGGATTGAAATATGGAGTACAGAGAAATGGGACTCCTTCTACGAGGAATCGGAATCCCATTATGAAGATATAGCAGAAGAACTAATTGACTTTGACTTATAG